From the genome of Candidatus Deferrimicrobium borealis:
GACCGCGCGGACGTCGTCCGGCGGCATCGAGGCCTTGTACGTCGGCATCACGTTGGGGTACCCCTTCACGACCTTCGCGCCCGGGTCCGTGATCGACTCCCGCAGGAACTCCTCGTCCGCCGTCACGCTCGTTCCCCCCTCCAGCGGGACCGTCGAACCGAACAGCCCGCGGAAGTTGGGGCCGATCTTCCCCTTCCCGTCGACGGCGTGGCAGCTGAGGCAACCGGCTCCCTTCACTACGCGCTCTCCGCGCGCGTGCAGAGGCTCTTTCCCTCCCGCTTCTCCCCCTTCGCGCCCTCCGCGCTCGAGCCACTCGGCGTATTCGGCCTGGGGCATCACGATCAGTTGCGCCAGCATGTTCGAGTGGCCGGTCCCGCAGTACACCGTGCAGAAGATTTGATAGCTTCCCGGCCGCTCCGGTTGCACCCAAAGCGTGGTCACCCTCCCGGGGATCATGTCCATCTTCACCCGGAAATCCGGCAGGTAGAACCCGTGGAGGACGTCGGACGCGGAGAGGAGGAACTTCACCGGCTTCCCCGCCGGTACGCGGATCTCGTTGATCGCCGTCCGCCCGTCGGGATACTTGACCTCGAACATCCACTGCTTCCCGGTGACGTGCACCTCCGTCTCCCCGGCGTAGGGGATCCGCTGGTCGGTGTAGACCTGCCAGCCGTAGTAGAAGATGGCCACGACCACCAGGGAAGGGATCAGGATCCAGAGGAACTCGAGCAGCGGATGGTCCGTGATGGTGGGGGTTTCGTTGTCGCGCCCCGGGACGCGCCGCCGGTACTTCACGGCGAAATAGATCAGCATCCCCTGGGTGAGGAAGAAGAAGAAGCCGCCGATGCCGGCGATCATCACGAAGAGCGCGTCGACCCGGCCCGCCTGGCTGGAGGCCGCGCCGAATGCGAGTACGTTGTCCATCACTCCCCTTTCCCCGGAGTTCCCGCCGTTCTCCCGTACCGCCTCCACAGGACGGCGAACAGCCCCGCGAGGAGGATCAGGGTGACCGCGCCCGCCGCCTTCATGATATTGCGGGCGTACAGCATATACTTCTTCCCCACCGGGTCGTACTTGAAACAGTACATTAGAAGCGCGTTTCCCGCGGGGGATGCGCCGATCTTTCCTTCCGACGCCTCGATCAGGGCGAGTTTCAGGTCCCGGGGGTCGATCCCGATCCCGTACAGATACCGGGAGACCGTGCCGCCGGGGGACAGGACGATCGTCACGGCCGGATGGGCGAACTCCCGGCCGACTTTCCTGTAGCGGTACCCGACGCTCTCCGTCAGCCGGCGCACCGATCCGGCGCTCCCGTACAGGAACGGCCACCGTGCGTCCGAATCCCGCAGGCCCGGCATCAGCGCGTGCGTCTCGTTCGCCTTCGCGCGGACGATCTCCGGGATCTCGTCGGGGTCGATGCTCACCGTGACGACACGGTAGTCCTTCGCGAGGGAGACTCCCTTCACCTGCTCCATCGTGGCGGCGAGGCTCCGGAACGTCAGGGGGCAGAGCATCGGGCAGGTGTAGTAGTTGAGGGTGAGGAGGACCGGGCCGTCGCCGAGGAACGAAGCGAGTCGTACCGGCTTCCCGGACGCGTCGGTGAACGGGAGGTCGCGCGGAATCGCCGCGCCGGGCTTCTCGTCCACCCCGGCCTCCTGCAGGATGGCATCCTGGGGGTCGGCCGCGAGGGCGACGCCGGGCAGGAACAGCAGGAAGGCGAACCCCACGGCGGCGAGCGGAAACCGGCGGTTCATACGATCAGCGGCTGGCCGGGCGAGGGGACCTGCGCGGGCCACCCGAGCTTCCCTTTCAGCGTCCCGGCGAATTCGAGGGAGACGGACTCCTCGCCGTGGGCCACGAAGACGTTCCCGGGGGGGGCCTGGAACTGCCCCGCCCACGCGAGGAGGTCGTCCCGGTCGGCGTGCGCCGAGAGGCCTCCGATCGTGTACACGTCCGCGGCGACGGCGATCTCCTCCCCGAAGACCCGCACCCGTTTCGCGCCGTCGACGATCTTCCGGCCGAGGGTCCCCTGGGCCTGGAACCCGACGATGATGACGCTGCACTCCTTCCGCCACAGGTTGTGCTTCAGGTGGTGCTTGATCCTTCCCGCGTCGCACATCCCGCTCCCCGCCATCAGGATCGCCCCCCCGCGCAGGGAGTTCAACGCGCGGGACTCCTCCATGTCCCTGACCAGAACGACCTCCAGCGCGTCGGGGTGGGCGTCCCGCCAGGCGAAGAGCTCCCGCGTCTCGTCGTCGTAGCACTCGGGGTGGCGCATGGTGATCCGCGTGGCCTCCGCGGCCAGCGGGGAATCGATGTACAGCGTGATCCCCGACAGGCGCCCTTTCCGCGTCAGGTCGGTGAGGAGGTACAGGATGTCCTGCGCCCGTCCCACCGCGAACGACGGGATGACGACGTTCCCCTTCTTCCTGTGGAGCGTGTCGTCGACGGCGCGGACGAACTCCTCCACCGTCTCCACCATCCCCTTGTGGGTCCGGTTGCCGTACGTCGATTCGATGACGAGGGCGTCGGCCCGCCGGACGGGGGCCGGGTCGCGAACGATCGGCAACCCGCGATGGCCGAGGTCGCCGGAGAAGACCAACGTCTTTTCCCTCCCCTCGTCCGCGACGTTCACGGTGACGATCGCCGAACCGAGGATGTGCCCCGCGTCGAGGAAGACGGCGGACACCCCCGGCCCGGGAGCGATCGATTTCCCGTAGGGGACGGGGCGCAGCGCCGGGAGGACGGCCAACGCGTCGGCCTCCGTGTACAGCGGGAGGACCTCCCTCTTCCCTCCCCGCTCCCGCCTCCGGGATTGCCACTCCGCCTCCCTCTCCTGGATGTGCCCCGCGTCGGGAAGCATCACCCCGAGGAGGTCGGCGGTGGCTGCGGTGCAGTGGATGGCGCCGCGAAAACCGTCCCGCACGAGTTTCGGGAGCAGTCCGGAGTGGTCGATGTGGGCGTGGGTCGAGAGGACGAAATCGATCGAATCGGGGGGGACCGGCATCCGGCGGGCGTTCTTCCGGTCGCTCTCCCCTCCCCCCTGGAACATCCCGCAATCGACGAGGAACCGGTTGCGCGCCGTCTGCACGAGGATGCAGGAGCCCGTGACCTCCCGCGCGCCGCCCAGGAACGTCAGGGTGACGCTCATTGGACCACCCTCGTGAGGATCCAGGAGACGACGGAGAGGAGGATGGAGCCGGCCACCGCCCCGAGGAACCCGTTCACGTGGAAGCCGGGGACGAAGGCGGAGACGAGCCACAGGAGCAGCCCGTTGATCACGAGGAGGAACAGTCCCAGCGTCACCACCGTGACGGGGAGGGTGAGCAGCACGAAGAGGGGCCGGACGACCGCGTTCACGAGCCCCAGCACGAAGGCGGCGGCCAGCGCCGCCATCACCCCGTCGACGGCGACGACCTGCGGCAGCAGGTACCCGATCAGCAGGAGCGCGACCGCGTTGGCGACCATCCGGATCAAGAACGGCATGGAGTCCCCCTCTCGTTTCGGCCCTTTACGGGAAGTATACCCTACGACACCAAGTCCCAGTTAAGGGTCGCCCGGTTGCCGCTTCTCCGCAGGGGGGCTCCCCGCTCAGTGAGCCTTCGGCTTCGGCATCCTGAAAAACGTGAGATCGAGGATCTTCTCCTCCCCGCCGCGCCGGGCGGTGCCTTCTCAAGGGATTCTCTGAAAAACGCGAGGTTCCGCCGTTCCGCACGGACTCGCTCGGACCCCCTCGTCGTGCGCTCAAGTGCGATTTCGGCTTCGGCATCCGGAAGAAAGTGAGCGGGAGCGTCTTCTCCTCCCCGCCGCGCCGGACGGTGACCTGCGCCGTGTCCCCGTCCCGCTTCTCCCCGACCCGGAAGAGGACGTCGACGGTTTCCTTCACCGGCTGCCCGTCGAGCGCGAGGAGTTCGTCCCCCTTCGCGATCCCGGCCTTCTCCGCCGGGGATCCCTTTGCTACGGATTCGACGTGGAGACGCCCCTCCTTCTCCTCCATCCGGATCCCCATGCGGACCCGCTTCTCCTCGATGCCGTTATACGGGACATACCAGGCGAAATGGCCCGGGAGCAGCGGAACCTCCGGCAGATCCACCTCCATCAGCCGCCCCTCCTTCTGCTCCGGCGTGCTGATCTCGACGGGGAGGACGATCGCGTATGCCACCGGGAGGCGGCGCACCACCTTCTTCGGGAGCCCGAAGCCGTATTTCACGTGCCAGCCGCCGGTGATCGTCACCATCCGCTTCCCTTCGCCCCGGGGGCTCTTCAGGTAATCGACCACCTTCTGCGCCATCGTCTCCTCCCAGAGGAGCTGGACGCGGAGGAAGGAGTCG
Proteins encoded in this window:
- a CDS encoding MBL fold metallo-hydrolase, whose translation is MSVTLTFLGGAREVTGSCILVQTARNRFLVDCGMFQGGGESDRKNARRMPVPPDSIDFVLSTHAHIDHSGLLPKLVRDGFRGAIHCTAATADLLGVMLPDAGHIQEREAEWQSRRRERGGKREVLPLYTEADALAVLPALRPVPYGKSIAPGPGVSAVFLDAGHILGSAIVTVNVADEGREKTLVFSGDLGHRGLPIVRDPAPVRRADALVIESTYGNRTHKGMVETVEEFVRAVDDTLHRKKGNVVIPSFAVGRAQDILYLLTDLTRKGRLSGITLYIDSPLAAEATRITMRHPECYDDETRELFAWRDAHPDALEVVLVRDMEESRALNSLRGGAILMAGSGMCDAGRIKHHLKHNLWRKECSVIIVGFQAQGTLGRKIVDGAKRVRVFGEEIAVAADVYTIGGLSAHADRDDLLAWAGQFQAPPGNVFVAHGEESVSLEFAGTLKGKLGWPAQVPSPGQPLIV
- a CDS encoding SCO family protein yields the protein MNRRFPLAAVGFAFLLFLPGVALAADPQDAILQEAGVDEKPGAAIPRDLPFTDASGKPVRLASFLGDGPVLLTLNYYTCPMLCPLTFRSLAATMEQVKGVSLAKDYRVVTVSIDPDEIPEIVRAKANETHALMPGLRDSDARWPFLYGSAGSVRRLTESVGYRYRKVGREFAHPAVTIVLSPGGTVSRYLYGIGIDPRDLKLALIEASEGKIGASPAGNALLMYCFKYDPVGKKYMLYARNIMKAAGAVTLILLAGLFAVLWRRYGRTAGTPGKGE
- the coxB gene encoding cytochrome c oxidase subunit II, translating into MDNVLAFGAASSQAGRVDALFVMIAGIGGFFFFLTQGMLIYFAVKYRRRVPGRDNETPTITDHPLLEFLWILIPSLVVVAIFYYGWQVYTDQRIPYAGETEVHVTGKQWMFEVKYPDGRTAINEIRVPAGKPVKFLLSASDVLHGFYLPDFRVKMDMIPGRVTTLWVQPERPGSYQIFCTVYCGTGHSNMLAQLIVMPQAEYAEWLERGGREGGEAGGKEPLHARGERVVKGAGCLSCHAVDGKGKIGPNFRGLFGSTVPLEGGTSVTADEEFLRESITDPGAKVVKGYPNVMPTYKASMPPDDVRAVVEYLKTLK
- a CDS encoding phage holin family protein; this encodes MPFLIRMVANAVALLLIGYLLPQVVAVDGVMAALAAAFVLGLVNAVVRPLFVLLTLPVTVVTLGLFLLVINGLLLWLVSAFVPGFHVNGFLGAVAGSILLSVVSWILTRVVQ
- a CDS encoding ChaN family lipoprotein, which translates into the protein MPHDRKMLRIPLVMALLLAGCAANRDAMTGSAEMPYPPSVPPKVEEIFHLPTGLRLSIDGMVEMLSGARLVCVGETHDNLNDQRVELTVVRELHRRFPGEVAVGMEMFREPQQGALDRWVAGALTELEFLKESKWYETWGFDFGAYRDLLLFAKENRIDVIALNPPKDLQEAVRRAGLDNVPEDLRRKLPEIGETDPWQRDVLRGVFGGHAGHGGGDQSFDSFLRVQLLWEETMAQKVVDYLKSPRGEGKRMVTITGGWHVKYGFGLPKKVVRRLPVAYAIVLPVEISTPEQKEGRLMEVDLPEVPLLPGHFAWYVPYNGIEEKRVRMGIRMEEKEGRLHVESVAKGSPAEKAGIAKGDELLALDGQPVKETVDVLFRVGEKRDGDTAQVTVRRGGEEKTLPLTFFRMPKPKSHLSARRGGPSESVRNGGTSRFSENPLRRHRPARRGGEDPRSHVFQDAEAEGSLSGEPPCGEAATGRPLTGTWCRRVYFP